A section of the Methanosarcina mazei S-6 genome encodes:
- a CDS encoding PGF-pre-PGF domain-containing protein, with protein sequence MICLAGTAYADTNQPVYYNWCEGSGNAIVDSSGYGDHSINYGSTTFTLSTGQKARHFNGQNRIVIPESKELEFTDPDITFGVFFRCNSSSPTNCTYLVSRGNDICRISLDHTNSRIEYEICADGYSVVGYSDCQVELEEDYEAIVTYDGSHAQLYINGIASGKGVDYRAGVLGSGNNTNSWTIGSSPDAEHGLDGTVYAFYEYDRALNPSEILDLYVKDIHNIRDSNRPGGIALSWDDTGHIDTCYKHLSIFQKYNATCTINVNKINNREIPTQTLVNELDALHFAGWEIAAHGYNHTNSRLFLVNHTSTEWLDQEIYPNIVEITRYGYPVYTLAYPYSDRNPTSDSILAPYFRTLRTGVPNIINGNITETPLAYYKWDDSRLLYGVEIDESRDVSLESIKAGIDYAIRTGHVLVLYGHTITPNVTDRYQTSTARLDEILNYTSRNGGAFYCMGDLGDPSWVRPARFSSVTARFTVSAESILAGESVTFTDYSVNQTIEQLDFGDGSPVSSTANVTHTYTGPGTYRANLTVSNDVSTHSMFQTITVILPSVPVANFTSDVTTGYQPLNVAFKDTSLGLPVSWLWDFGDGDRSTIKNPVHTYSAAGTYPVRLNVTNERGSDSIQKVNYIIVMPRPPSSNFTSNVTHGNAPLTVQFTDASTGNPSSWNWNFGDGEISDNQNPVHTYLAAGSYTVSLKVSNANGTDSKNAVITVLQGEDVEDNGLPIADFTASATRGYAPLSITFKDLSKEATSISWDINDDGVEDSNESCFVYKYFSPGIYTAKLTAINENGTDSKTIKITVDEKSGRGGGGGSTGGSPEPAKNIKVKELSQVFIANGNRITFDFPKNVTDVVSLCFNARKTAGKTTTIVEMLKNQSTLTPEKPAGEVYNYLNIWVGNGGYATEENIENAVVCFRVKKSWVEEKNIDESSIVLNRYSEKKWNELPTNLLRNDDRYLYYTAETPGFSPFAITAKKIVIEIQPETEDSIQSGNTESKFEKESEKAENKEVPQQENSGMPGFEMIYCIIGLSGVLLCKRRQY encoded by the coding sequence ATGATTTGTCTCGCCGGTACTGCGTATGCGGATACAAACCAGCCTGTATATTACAACTGGTGTGAAGGCAGCGGAAATGCTATAGTTGACAGTTCCGGGTACGGAGACCACAGTATTAATTATGGAAGTACAACCTTTACCCTGTCAACAGGACAGAAGGCAAGACATTTTAACGGACAGAACAGAATAGTGATTCCTGAGAGTAAAGAGCTCGAATTCACAGATCCTGATATAACATTTGGAGTATTTTTCCGTTGTAATTCCAGCAGTCCAACTAACTGTACATATCTAGTTTCCAGAGGCAATGACATATGCAGGATCAGTCTTGATCACACAAATTCAAGAATTGAGTATGAAATTTGTGCAGACGGTTATTCCGTTGTCGGTTACAGCGACTGTCAGGTCGAGCTCGAAGAAGATTATGAAGCTATTGTAACATATGATGGCTCTCATGCTCAGTTATACATTAACGGAATTGCCAGCGGAAAAGGGGTGGACTACAGGGCAGGTGTTCTGGGTTCAGGCAACAATACAAACAGCTGGACAATAGGATCGTCCCCTGATGCCGAGCATGGGTTGGACGGGACAGTATACGCGTTTTATGAATACGACAGAGCACTGAATCCCTCTGAAATCCTGGATCTATATGTGAAAGATATCCACAACATAAGAGACTCCAATCGGCCGGGAGGAATCGCTCTATCCTGGGACGATACAGGACATATTGATACGTGTTACAAACATCTGTCAATATTCCAGAAATATAATGCTACCTGCACTATCAATGTAAATAAAATAAATAACAGGGAGATCCCCACTCAGACTTTAGTAAATGAACTGGATGCACTTCATTTTGCTGGCTGGGAAATAGCTGCACATGGGTATAACCACACAAATTCAAGGCTATTTCTAGTAAATCATACTTCTACAGAATGGCTGGACCAGGAAATATACCCGAACATTGTGGAGATTACCCGTTATGGTTATCCGGTTTATACTCTTGCATACCCCTATTCAGACAGAAACCCAACCAGTGATTCTATACTAGCCCCTTATTTCCGGACGCTCAGAACTGGAGTCCCAAATATTATAAACGGCAATATAACTGAGACGCCACTGGCTTATTACAAATGGGATGATTCTCGGCTTCTATATGGGGTTGAAATCGATGAAAGCAGGGATGTTAGCCTGGAGTCTATAAAAGCTGGAATTGATTATGCGATAAGGACAGGCCATGTACTGGTGTTATACGGGCACACAATTACTCCAAACGTTACTGACAGATATCAAACTTCAACAGCGAGACTGGATGAAATTTTAAACTATACCAGCCGGAATGGAGGAGCATTTTACTGCATGGGAGACCTGGGTGACCCATCCTGGGTAAGGCCTGCCAGATTTTCCAGTGTAACTGCAAGATTCACGGTTTCTGCAGAGAGCATCCTGGCAGGGGAAAGTGTGACTTTTACGGATTACAGCGTCAACCAGACCATAGAACAGCTTGATTTTGGGGACGGTTCACCTGTCAGCAGTACTGCAAATGTCACTCACACATATACAGGACCGGGAACTTATAGGGCTAATCTGACGGTATCAAATGATGTTTCCACTCATTCAATGTTTCAGACTATTACGGTAATTCTACCGTCAGTTCCGGTTGCTAATTTTACCAGTGATGTCACGACTGGATACCAGCCGTTGAATGTAGCATTCAAAGACACATCATTAGGGCTTCCTGTTTCCTGGTTATGGGATTTCGGAGACGGAGATAGATCAACGATTAAGAATCCAGTTCATACTTATTCTGCTGCAGGGACATACCCTGTCCGGTTAAATGTGACAAATGAAAGAGGATCTGACAGTATCCAAAAAGTAAATTACATAATAGTGATGCCCAGGCCTCCGTCGTCTAACTTTACATCCAATGTGACACATGGAAATGCTCCACTGACTGTCCAGTTTACAGATGCCAGTACCGGGAACCCGTCCTCATGGAACTGGAACTTTGGGGACGGAGAGATATCAGATAATCAAAATCCAGTCCATACATATCTGGCAGCAGGAAGCTATACTGTCAGCCTTAAAGTAAGCAATGCCAACGGCACGGATTCAAAAAATGCTGTTATAACTGTGCTTCAAGGGGAAGACGTTGAAGATAATGGCCTTCCAATAGCAGATTTCACTGCCAGTGCAACACGAGGCTATGCTCCCCTTTCAATAACCTTCAAAGACCTTTCGAAAGAAGCAACATCGATAAGCTGGGACATTAATGACGACGGGGTTGAGGATTCAAACGAATCATGTTTTGTTTATAAATATTTCTCTCCAGGGATTTACACTGCTAAACTGACAGCTATCAATGAAAACGGTACAGATTCAAAAACCATCAAGATAACTGTAGATGAGAAGAGCGGAAGAGGTGGAGGAGGCGGCAGCACAGGCGGTTCTCCGGAACCTGCTAAAAACATTAAGGTAAAAGAGCTCTCCCAGGTCTTCATCGCAAATGGTAATCGTATAACGTTTGATTTCCCGAAGAACGTTACTGATGTTGTTTCTTTATGTTTTAATGCCAGAAAAACTGCAGGTAAGACCACAACTATTGTTGAAATGCTGAAAAATCAATCAACTCTCACTCCGGAAAAACCAGCTGGAGAAGTCTACAATTATCTGAATATCTGGGTTGGGAATGGAGGGTATGCGACCGAAGAGAACATAGAAAATGCGGTTGTATGCTTCAGAGTAAAAAAATCCTGGGTTGAGGAAAAAAATATTGATGAGTCTTCAATCGTCCTTAACAGGTACAGTGAGAAGAAATGGAATGAGCTTCCCACCAACCTGCTCAGGAATGATGACAGATACCTCTATTACACAGCAGAAACTCCGGGGTTTTCGCCCTTTGCAATTACAGCAAAAAAGATTGTAATTGAAATACAGCCTGAGACTGAAGATTCCATACAAAGCGGAAACACGGAATCAAAATTTGAAAAAGAGTCTGAAAAAGCAGAAAACAAAGAGGTTCCTCAGCAAGAAAACTCAGGTATGCCCGGATTTGAGATGATTTATTGTATTATCGGGTTGTCTGGAGTGCTCCTGTGTAAAAGGAGACAATATTGA
- a CDS encoding secondary thiamine-phosphate synthase enzyme YjbQ, translating to MPVETREISVTAKEDCGIVDITGTVSEEIEKSEIKNGTVTVFCVGSTGAISTMEFESNLSKDISEILDKLIPLNEDYHHHKTWGDFNGGSHLRSFLLGPSLTVPFVEKKLTLGTWQQIVYINFDRIEKLRKIVLQIIGDF from the coding sequence ATGCCTGTAGAAACAAGAGAAATTTCAGTCACTGCTAAAGAAGACTGCGGAATTGTTGATATAACCGGAACGGTATCGGAAGAAATTGAAAAATCAGAGATAAAAAATGGAACAGTTACGGTGTTCTGCGTCGGGTCAACAGGAGCAATAAGTACAATGGAATTTGAGTCGAATCTCTCTAAAGACATTTCAGAAATCCTTGATAAACTCATTCCCCTGAATGAAGATTATCATCACCATAAAACATGGGGAGATTTTAATGGCGGCTCTCACTTAAGATCATTCCTGCTCGGTCCGAGCCTTACAGTCCCTTTTGTTGAAAAAAAGCTGACACTCGGGACATGGCAGCAGATAGTATACATAAATTTCGACAGAATTGAGAAGTTAAGAAAAATCGTGCTGCAAATTATCGGGGATTTTTAA
- a CDS encoding IS1/IS1595 family N-terminal zinc-binding domain-containing protein, whose product MIRKTDEVVCPNPKCSYYLKAEGKAIIKRGKYKTGHQRYYCKHCEKFFMDTIGTAIYRKHLSKEEIRMIYRLFLEKNGIRSIERITGHHRDTISNLLKDTVKNEKTEDYLINQIGLTAEECEKLWIFLEKKRNSSRNSLKQKDNNS is encoded by the coding sequence ATGATCAGAAAAACAGATGAAGTCGTGTGCCCAAATCCAAAATGTTCATATTATCTTAAAGCTGAGGGAAAAGCCATAATCAAACGTGGAAAATATAAAACAGGGCATCAGAGATATTACTGCAAACATTGTGAGAAATTCTTTATGGATACTATAGGCACGGCTATATATCGCAAACATCTGTCTAAAGAAGAAATAAGAATGATATACCGGCTTTTCCTAGAAAAAAATGGAATCAGAAGCATTGAAAGGATAACAGGACACCACAGAGATACAATAAGCAACCTTCTAAAAGATACTGTCAAAAATGAAAAGACGGAAGACTATCTAATCAACCAGATAGGTCTGACAGCTGAAGAATGTGAGAAATTATGGATATTTCTGGAAAAAAAGAGAAATTCTTCCCGAAACTCCTTAAAACAGAAGGATAATAACTCATAA